TCGCCGCGACCTGACCATCCTGCTGAAGACGGTCAATGTCGTCCTGCGCGGATCGGGCGCGTATTGAGCGTGCTTCGTGCGGCGATCGGCGGCCGGAACAGGCCGGAGCTAGAAAATGGATAGAGGTGTAGATGGGTAGTCTGGGGGAAGCTGGCGGCGTCGCGCCGCCGGAACGCACGTACGGCGCGCGCGTGCGTGGGTTGACGAGATGGGTGCCGCTGTGCGCGGCGCTCGCGACATTGAGTGCGTGCGGCGTCGCGCCGGGCATGCGGATGAAGCAGCCGGCGAGCGTGCCGGTGTCGGGCGCGCCGGCCGCGGCAGGCGGCGAGTCGCGCGGCGAGCAGTTGCCGGTTCCGATCACGGACATCGATCTGAATCTGATCCGCACGCTGCGCGACGCGCAGCGGCTGCCGCGTCGCGCGTCCGATCTCGCGTCGCCGGCGTCCGCCTACACGATCGGGCGCGGCGACGTGCTGCAGATCACGGTCTGGGATCATCCCGAGCTTGCGGCGGCGCTCGGCACGCAGCAGCAGACGGCGGCGCGCGCGGCCGATGCGCCGGCGGGTTTCGTCGTCGATCAGGACGGCACGCTGCAGTTTCCGTACGTCGGGCGCATCGCTGTTGCCGGGCTCAAGCCCGAGCAGGTGCAGGCGCGACTCGCGCGCAAGCTTGCACAGACGTTTCGCGATCCGCAGGTGACGGTGCGCATCGCATCGTTTCGCGCGAAGCAGGTCTACATAGAAGGCGAAGTGCGTACGCCCGGCTCGCAGGCGCTCAACGACATTCCGATGACGCTGTACGATGCGGTGAGCCGCGCGGGCGGCTTTTCGGCGAGCGCGGACCAGAGCCGCGTGACGCTCGTGCGCGGCGGCGCCGAGCGGCGGATCGATCTGTCGGGCGCCGCGCAAGGGAGCAATCCTTCGCGGCTCGTTCTCGAGGACGGCGACCTGCTGCGCATCCCGCCGCGCGACGAAAGCGGCGTGTTCGTGATGGGCGAGGTCAACAAGCCCGTCACCGCGCTGCCGATGCGCAACGGCCGCTTGACGCTGAGCGATGCGCTGTCGCAGGCCGGCAGCCTGAACGCGACGACGGCAGACGCCGCGCAGCTATACGTGATCCGCGGCTCGCTCGACGCGAAGCCGCACGTCTATCGGCTCGACGCGAGCTCGCCCGTCGCGATGGTGCTCGCGAACCAGTTCGAGCTGGAGCCGAAGGACATCGTCTATGTCGACGGCAACGGGCTCGTGCGCTTCAGCCGCGTGCTCAGTCTGTTGCTGCCCGCCGTCAATGCCGGCCTGACCGCGGCGGTCGTGACCAAATGATCGACTCGATTCTCGTCGTCTGCGAAGGCAATCTCTGCCGCAGCCCGATGGCGGCCGCGCTCTTCGCGGCGTCGCTGCCTGGGCGTACGGTGACGTCGGCGGGCTTCAACGCGCTCGTCGGGCTGCCGGCCGCGCCGCTCGCGCAGGACGTGATGCGCGAGCGCGGCATCGATCTGTCCGCGCATCGCGCGCAGCAGCTCGGGCGCGCGCAGTGCGCGACGGCGGACCTGATTCTCGTGATGGACCACGGTCAGCGGCGGCTCGTCGAGGAACGGCATCCGCTCGCGCGCGGCAAGGTGTTTCGCATCGGCGAGCACGAGAACTTCGACGTCCACGATCCGTATCGCCAACCGCGCTTCGTATTCGAGCGGTCCGCGCGGCTCCTAGAGCTTGGCGTGAACGGCTGGCTGGCGCGGCTGCGGCTCGTGTGAGCGCGCGCGGCGCGTAGAACCGAATCTTCGAGACCCCACAGATGAATCCCAATCCAACCGGCACATCGGCGCTCGCCGACAGCGAAGGCGACACCGATTTCGTCGCCGTTCTCGACATCCTGATCGAAGGCCGCTGGCTGATCGCGGCGATCGCGCTCGGCTGCTTCGTCGTGGGCGTCGCGTATGCGGTGCTCAGCAAGCCCGTCTATCAGGCCGACATCCTGATCCAGGTCGAGGACAGCCCCGATACGTCAGCGGCGAAGAGTCTGCTCGGCGACGTGTCTTCGCTCTTCGACGTGAAGTCGTCCGCGGCGGCCGAAACGCAGATTCTCGCGTCGCGGCTCGTCGTGTCGCGCGCCGTCGACAATCTGAAGCTCTTCATCGACGCGAAGCCGAAGCGCTTTCCGGTGATCGGCAATTGGCTCGCGCGCCGCAGCGAAGGGCTGTCGAATCCGGGGCTCGCGGGCTTCGGCGGCTACGCGTGGGGCCAGGAGCGCATCAACGTCGCGACGTTCGACGTGCCGCGCGCGATGGAAGGCGACACGTTCGAGCTGACGATGCTCGATGCGCGCCGCTATCGGCTCGCCGGCGGCGATCTCGAACGCAATGTCGAGGGTGCGATCGGCACGCTCGAACGCTTTTCGGCGAAGGGCGGGGCGATCGTGTTGCGCGTCGACGCGGTTGCCGCGAAGCCGGGCGCGACGTTTGTGCTCGTACGCCATTCGCGTTTGCGAACGATCGAGGATCTGCAGGACAACCTCGATGTGCAGGAGCGCGTCAAGCAGTCCGACGTCGTCGTCGCGAGCCTGCGCGACACTGACCCCGACCTCGTCAGCAGCGCGCTCAATGAAATCGGGCGGCAGTACATCGCGCAGAACATTCAGCGCAAATCGGCGGAAGCCGCGCAATCGCTCGAGTTCCTGAACGGACAGCTGCCGGCGCTCAAGCGGCAGTTGACCGATTCCGAGGCGCGGCTCACGAAGCTGCGCGACGAGCACGGCACCGTCGATCTGACCGAAGAGGCGAAGCTCGCGCTCGCGCAGTCGGCCGATGCGAAGACGCGTCTGCTCGAATTGCGGCAAAAACGGCAGGAGGCGCTGTCGCGCTTCACGCCGAAGCATCCGAGCGTCATCGCAATCGATCAGCAGATCGCCGCGCTCGACGGCTATCGCGGTGCGGCCGAGCAGCAGATCAAGCGGTTGCCGGATCTGCAGCAGCAGCTCGTGCGGCTGATGCTCGACGTGAAGGTCAATACCGATCTGTATACGGCGCTGCTGAACAACATGCAGCAGTTGCAGCTCGTGCGCGCGGGCAAGGTCGGCAACGTGCGGCTCGTCGATACGGCGGCGGTGCCGGAAGTGCCCGTCAAGCCGAAGAAGGCGCTCGTCGCGCTCGCGTCGCTGCTGCTCGGCGTGCTCGCCGGTTGCGGCACGGCGGTCGGCCGCTCGATGCTGTTCCATGGCATTTCCGATCCGAACGAGATCGAGCGCCGTCTCGGCCTGAACGTCTATGCGACCGTGCCGCGCAGCGATCAGCAGCGGGCGCTGACCGAGCGCGCGAAGCGCAGGGAGCGCGCCCTGTCGCTGCTGTCCGTCGCGCATCCGGACGAGCCGGCCGTCGAAAGCCTGCGCAGCCTGCGCACCGCGCTGCAGTTCGCGATGCTCGACGCGAGGAACAACGTCGTCGTGATCGCGGGGCCCGCGCCGGGTGTCGGCAAGTCGTTCGTGTCGGCGAATCTCGCCGCGGTGCTGACGATGGCGGGCAAGCGCGTGCTGCTGATCGACGGCGACATTCGCAAGGGACATCTGAACGACTATCTCGGCCTCGCTCGCGGCAAGGGCTTTTCGGAGCTGATCGCGGGATCGGCGCAGCCGGACGAGGTGCTGCACCGCGATGTGATCGTCGGACTCGATTTCATTTCGACGGGCGCGATGCCGAAGCATCCCGCCGAGCTGTTGCTCCATCCGCGCTTGCCCGAATTGATCGGCGAATTCTCGAAGCATTACGACGTTGTCCTGATCGATTCGCCGCCGGTGCTTGCGGTGGCCGACACGGGCATTCTCGCCGCGACGGCGGGCACCGCGTTCCTCGTCGCGCTCGCCGGCTCGACGAAGCTCGGCGAGATCGCGGAATCCGCGAAGCGGCTCGCGCAGAACGGCGTGCGTCTGAGCGGCGTCGTGTTCAACGGCATCAATCCGCGGCTCGGGCAGTACGGCTATGGCTCGAAGTACGGCGGCTATCGCTACGTCGCGTACGAATACGGCGCGAAGCACGATGCGTGACGCACACCTCGGGGCGGGCGGACGCGACGGCAGGCGCCGGGTCATGCCGGAGGGCGAGCGATGCGCCGGCGCGCATGCGGAGGCAAGGCGATGATTCGCGCCCGCGATTCGATCGTGTCGCTGTGCGGCGTCGTCGCCGGTCAGATTGCGCTCTTCGGCTGCATTTCGCTGATCGGGCGCTTCGAGGGACCGGAGGCGCTGGGCCGCTTCAACTACCTGCTCGCGTTGGCGACGTTCGCCGGCACGCTGCTCGCGTGCCGCTACGAGCTTGCATGCGTGAGCGACAGTCCGGCCGATTCGTTCAACGCGTTCGTCAACGTGATGGCGCTCGGCGCGGCCGTGGTCACGGCGGGCGGCGCGGCGGTCTTCATCGCGGGCCGCGCGGACCTGTACGTCGTCGCCGCATACGGGTTCGCGGTGTTCGTTCAACTCGCCGCGGGCGGTTATCTAAATAGTCTGCGGCGCTACGGCTGGATCGCCGCGAGCCGGATCGCCGTCAACGGGGCGTTTCTCGTCTGCGTTCTCGCCTCGACATTCGCGCCGAGGTTCGGCGTGGAGTTCGGGCCGGTCGATGCGTTCGGCGCATACGCGGCGGTCACGGTGTCGGTCGCGCTGCTGATGCTGTTCGCGGTCGTGCTGCACGGCAAGCGGCGCGGCTATTCGTTCGCGGTGACGCGTGCGTTCTTCGTCGAGCACAGCCGGTTCGCGAAATACATCCTGCCGTCGACGCTGTGCGGTTCGGTGCTGACCTATGCGCTCGCGATCGTGATTCCGCATTGGTTCGACGCACAGAGCGCCGGTTATTTCGCGGCGGCGTATCGGCTCGGCTTCTTTCCCGTGTCGTTGATCGCGCAGAGCCTGGGCGGCGTGTTCCGGCGCGACGCGATGGCCGCGATGGCGAGAGACGATGCGCATGCGCTGGTGCCGAAGGTGTTCGGCACGTACGCGCGTTCGCTTGCGCTGCTCGCGGCGGGCTATGCGGCGGGGGGCGCGTTGCTGTTCGCTCCGCTCGTCGAGCTGTTCTTCGGCGCGCGCTGGAGCGGCGCGATCGCGTTCTTCCAATGCATGATCCCGCTTTTCGCGTTCCAGATGATCTATGTGCCGTTGTCGCAGATCTTCCTCGCGGCGCGCGCGCAACGCATCGATTTCCTGTTTCAGCTCGGCTCCGGCATCGTGCTCGCCGGTGCGCTCGGCACGGCGAAGCTCACGGGGCTATCGGCGCTTGCGAGCGTGCGCCTGTTTTCGTTCTCGGGCGCCGTGCTGATGATCGCCGGCATCGCGCTGACATTCGGCGTGATGAACGGCAGCGTGTCGCGCCGGCGCGCCGGGGCATGACGTTTTTTCCACTTCTTCGTTGAGCGCAGATCATGATTGTCGTCGTCGTCGATTCGATGGAGCGTTACTACTTTGCCGCGCGGCTCGTGAAGGCGGTCAGACAGGAGTTCGACTTTCTGTTCGCAACGAGCGAGCCGGTCGCGCATCTGATGGCGCTGGGCGCGGGTTTGCGGTCGGTCTATCTGCGGCGCGGCGCGAGCGTGTCCGGCGCGCGCGATGCGCCGGCCGCGATTCGCTCCGATGCGTCGATCGAGGTGCTGAACGGACAGATGGCGTCCGGGCTCGCGCGCGCCGACGCAGCCGCGGTCTTCGCCGTGATGTCCGGCGTGTTCCGCCGTTATTGCGTCTCGCAGTGCCTGATGTGGAACGGCCAGCAGCTCGTTTGCCGTGCGGTCGCGCATGCGTGCGCGGCGCATGGGGTTCCGACGAAATTCGTCGAGATCTCGAACCTGCCGGACAAGCTGTTCGTCGACCGGCTCGGCGTCAACGCGCTGTCGTCGATCAGTCGCAATCCGGCCGTCATCGACGGCCTGCCGATGCCGACGGAAGACGAGCATCGCCGCTGGCTCGCACGCTACGAGCAGTACAAGTCGAGGCCGCTGCCGCAGTCGCGCACGTCTTCGGCGCGCAAGGCGGTGTCGGCCGTCAACTATGCGCTGAAGCTTGCCACGCAAGGCGTGGCGCGCAAACGTTTGAACACGGTGCGGGCGACGAACGGCGCGAGTGCGCCGGCCCAGGCGAAAGCGCTGACGGTGAAGGAGCTGTCGGCGCTGCGCTACGTGTTCCTGCCGCTGCAGGTGTCGGGGGACACGCAGATCAAGCTGCATTCGGACGTCGACAACCTGAAGGCGATCCAACTGGCGTTCGAGCATGCGGCGAACGTCAGCGCCGATCTGATCGTCAAGCTGCATCCGGCCGAGTGCGACGCGGCCGTGATCGACGAGGTGGTGCGGATGCAGCAGGTCTACCACTTCGATCTCGTCACGTCGCCGACCACCGATCTGATCAAGCACGCGCATTCGGTCGTCACGATCAATTCGACAGTCGGCCTCGAGGCGCTGCTGTACGGCAAGCCGGTCATGTCGCTCGGCCGCTGCTTCTACAAGGA
Above is a window of Burkholderia thailandensis E264 DNA encoding:
- a CDS encoding low molecular weight protein-tyrosine-phosphatase; translation: MIDSILVVCEGNLCRSPMAAALFAASLPGRTVTSAGFNALVGLPAAPLAQDVMRERGIDLSAHRAQQLGRAQCATADLILVMDHGQRRLVEERHPLARGKVFRIGEHENFDVHDPYRQPRFVFERSARLLELGVNGWLARLRLV
- a CDS encoding polysaccharide biosynthesis/export family protein, whose product is MGSLGEAGGVAPPERTYGARVRGLTRWVPLCAALATLSACGVAPGMRMKQPASVPVSGAPAAAGGESRGEQLPVPITDIDLNLIRTLRDAQRLPRRASDLASPASAYTIGRGDVLQITVWDHPELAAALGTQQQTAARAADAPAGFVVDQDGTLQFPYVGRIAVAGLKPEQVQARLARKLAQTFRDPQVTVRIASFRAKQVYIEGEVRTPGSQALNDIPMTLYDAVSRAGGFSASADQSRVTLVRGGAERRIDLSGAAQGSNPSRLVLEDGDLLRIPPRDESGVFVMGEVNKPVTALPMRNGRLTLSDALSQAGSLNATTADAAQLYVIRGSLDAKPHVYRLDASSPVAMVLANQFELEPKDIVYVDGNGLVRFSRVLSLLLPAVNAGLTAAVVTK
- a CDS encoding capsular polysaccharide biosynthesis protein, with the translated sequence MIVVVVDSMERYYFAARLVKAVRQEFDFLFATSEPVAHLMALGAGLRSVYLRRGASVSGARDAPAAIRSDASIEVLNGQMASGLARADAAAVFAVMSGVFRRYCVSQCLMWNGQQLVCRAVAHACAAHGVPTKFVEISNLPDKLFVDRLGVNALSSISRNPAVIDGLPMPTEDEHRRWLARYEQYKSRPLPQSRTSSARKAVSAVNYALKLATQGVARKRLNTVRATNGASAPAQAKALTVKELSALRYVFLPLQVSGDTQIKLHSDVDNLKAIQLAFEHAANVSADLIVKLHPAECDAAVIDEVVRMQQVYHFDLVTSPTTDLIKHAHSVVTINSTVGLEALLYGKPVMSLGRCFYKEFDRVRLLKYIHAFLIDGIDYFGKEDIAPRAARNVFSMKH
- a CDS encoding oligosaccharide flippase family protein, whose product is MIRARDSIVSLCGVVAGQIALFGCISLIGRFEGPEALGRFNYLLALATFAGTLLACRYELACVSDSPADSFNAFVNVMALGAAVVTAGGAAVFIAGRADLYVVAAYGFAVFVQLAAGGYLNSLRRYGWIAASRIAVNGAFLVCVLASTFAPRFGVEFGPVDAFGAYAAVTVSVALLMLFAVVLHGKRRGYSFAVTRAFFVEHSRFAKYILPSTLCGSVLTYALAIVIPHWFDAQSAGYFAAAYRLGFFPVSLIAQSLGGVFRRDAMAAMARDDAHALVPKVFGTYARSLALLAAGYAAGGALLFAPLVELFFGARWSGAIAFFQCMIPLFAFQMIYVPLSQIFLAARAQRIDFLFQLGSGIVLAGALGTAKLTGLSALASVRLFSFSGAVLMIAGIALTFGVMNGSVSRRRAGA
- a CDS encoding polysaccharide biosynthesis tyrosine autokinase, encoding MNPNPTGTSALADSEGDTDFVAVLDILIEGRWLIAAIALGCFVVGVAYAVLSKPVYQADILIQVEDSPDTSAAKSLLGDVSSLFDVKSSAAAETQILASRLVVSRAVDNLKLFIDAKPKRFPVIGNWLARRSEGLSNPGLAGFGGYAWGQERINVATFDVPRAMEGDTFELTMLDARRYRLAGGDLERNVEGAIGTLERFSAKGGAIVLRVDAVAAKPGATFVLVRHSRLRTIEDLQDNLDVQERVKQSDVVVASLRDTDPDLVSSALNEIGRQYIAQNIQRKSAEAAQSLEFLNGQLPALKRQLTDSEARLTKLRDEHGTVDLTEEAKLALAQSADAKTRLLELRQKRQEALSRFTPKHPSVIAIDQQIAALDGYRGAAEQQIKRLPDLQQQLVRLMLDVKVNTDLYTALLNNMQQLQLVRAGKVGNVRLVDTAAVPEVPVKPKKALVALASLLLGVLAGCGTAVGRSMLFHGISDPNEIERRLGLNVYATVPRSDQQRALTERAKRRERALSLLSVAHPDEPAVESLRSLRTALQFAMLDARNNVVVIAGPAPGVGKSFVSANLAAVLTMAGKRVLLIDGDIRKGHLNDYLGLARGKGFSELIAGSAQPDEVLHRDVIVGLDFISTGAMPKHPAELLLHPRLPELIGEFSKHYDVVLIDSPPVLAVADTGILAATAGTAFLVALAGSTKLGEIAESAKRLAQNGVRLSGVVFNGINPRLGQYGYGSKYGGYRYVAYEYGAKHDA